A stretch of the Magnetococcales bacterium genome encodes the following:
- a CDS encoding tetratricopeptide repeat protein, translated as MKNPDALGRSRVNLFSLSLSIRGQVTGWRRWLPGDVVSCMGGFLLLGMCAVAAAEDKTAFQTVANQDQQTQAVQDGWNTLRQSTRTFGPNHPQTVAALIALADAHSAAGSHAQAEPLLDRALLILEEDPQHNLPQILLLQEKHLLNHYHRGHYSQVLTQGEKFVALATSALGPVHPLLDRVHFLLAHAHMGRAQQLGAQRQQLPAADTHLEQAMALFNRESQPFMAGRVKVYRIQAGLRLWNNQLAEAETLLQSALTLLEKESPVRPQALVEVLHDMGRLLGGAGQFARAIPFLQRARTVLTEAGSPPQPPWGEITLHLALCQMEERQFSVAEPLLQEAIAWSGQQEKINPLSVPDMLNYLGLLYQMQDKAALAKTQFDRAMTMAEHHFRGNPSELSLWRVQRDYLVPGTSRNASRQLMQKGLVSALRHPDARPDSLELSQVGAVVLPLQIHTPSSSIQMAEVRKDLPATITPVTESEKVAPTLIPTAGLPIPPITAAKKTLSLVAETAEKTLSLVAVTAEKTSLSAAVPEKTEPTQAEPMPVPSVSQETVREKLSSVTAVVEKTPPAEIQETVKTASAETRTVEKTPPDAEAKVAEKTPPATDTQVAEKTPPATDTKVTEKSPPAADAKVAEKTPPATDTQVAEKTPPAAEARVAEKTPPAVEIKVAEKTPAAETKVAEKAPPATDTKVAEITSPTAETKVAEITPPATDTKVAEITPPATDTKVAEITPPATDTKVAEKTPPATDTKVAEITSPTAETKVAEITPPATDTKVAEKTPPATDTKVAEKTPPATDTKVAEKTPAADAKVAEKTPPAAETKISEKSPPTVSTVTEETVSIKASPPHSEKQAHTRKSFFVTAGCFIENEYIEDIEKRLAALHVVTFRKKVTVEKGTLTCVYGGPFAAETQAEAALRLTRDRAGVKDAVIRTMR; from the coding sequence TTGAAAAATCCGGATGCCTTGGGTAGGTCACGAGTCAACCTGTTTTCCCTGTCATTATCAATCCGAGGTCAGGTTACCGGATGGCGAAGATGGTTGCCGGGGGATGTGGTCAGTTGCATGGGGGGATTCTTGTTGCTGGGCATGTGCGCGGTGGCAGCCGCTGAAGACAAGACGGCTTTCCAGACAGTCGCCAATCAGGATCAGCAGACCCAGGCCGTACAGGATGGCTGGAACACCCTTCGCCAAAGCACGCGCACATTCGGACCCAACCATCCGCAGACCGTTGCGGCACTGATTGCCCTGGCCGACGCCCATTCGGCAGCAGGGAGCCATGCCCAGGCCGAACCGTTGCTGGATCGCGCCCTGCTCATCCTGGAGGAGGATCCACAACACAATCTTCCCCAGATTTTGCTCCTTCAGGAAAAGCACCTGTTGAATCATTACCATCGGGGCCATTATTCCCAGGTGTTGACGCAAGGCGAAAAATTTGTCGCCCTGGCCACGTCTGCCCTTGGTCCGGTGCATCCTTTGCTGGATCGGGTGCATTTTTTGCTGGCCCATGCCCATATGGGCCGGGCGCAGCAATTGGGCGCACAGCGTCAGCAATTGCCGGCAGCGGATACCCATTTGGAACAGGCCATGGCCTTGTTCAACCGGGAGTCACAACCCTTCATGGCTGGCCGGGTCAAGGTATACCGTATTCAGGCAGGTTTGCGTTTGTGGAACAATCAGCTTGCCGAAGCCGAAACCCTGTTGCAAAGCGCTCTGACCCTGCTGGAAAAAGAGTCCCCGGTTCGTCCACAGGCGCTGGTGGAGGTGTTGCACGACATGGGGCGACTGTTGGGGGGTGCGGGGCAGTTTGCCCGGGCGATTCCCTTCCTTCAGCGCGCCCGGACCGTGTTGACCGAGGCCGGCTCTCCTCCACAACCTCCCTGGGGTGAGATCACGTTGCATCTGGCCCTGTGTCAGATGGAGGAACGGCAGTTTTCGGTGGCCGAACCCCTGCTTCAAGAGGCCATTGCCTGGAGTGGCCAACAGGAAAAAATCAATCCCCTGTCTGTGCCTGACATGTTGAATTATTTGGGACTTCTCTACCAGATGCAGGACAAGGCCGCCCTGGCAAAAACCCAGTTTGATCGGGCCATGACCATGGCTGAACACCATTTCCGGGGCAACCCATCGGAATTGTCTCTCTGGCGAGTCCAGCGGGACTATCTGGTCCCGGGGACATCCCGCAACGCCTCCCGACAACTCATGCAAAAAGGTCTCGTCAGCGCACTGCGTCATCCGGATGCACGCCCCGACTCCCTGGAGTTGTCCCAGGTTGGGGCGGTGGTTTTGCCTTTGCAGATACACACACCTTCTTCTTCGATTCAGATGGCGGAGGTACGGAAGGATTTACCAGCGACGATTACACCAGTAACAGAGTCAGAGAAAGTGGCACCGACGCTGATCCCGACTGCCGGGCTGCCAATTCCTCCCATCACAGCGGCAAAGAAAACCTTGTCGCTTGTGGCGGAAACGGCTGAAAAAACCTTGTCGCTTGTGGCTGTAACGGCTGAAAAAACGTCGCTATCGGCGGCTGTCCCGGAAAAAACGGAACCGACTCAAGCGGAACCGATGCCTGTTCCTTCAGTTTCCCAGGAGACGGTGCGTGAAAAATTATCGTCCGTGACTGCGGTGGTTGAAAAGACGCCGCCTGCCGAGATTCAGGAGACTGTAAAGACAGCGTCTGCTGAAACCAGGACTGTTGAAAAAACGCCACCGGATGCTGAAGCCAAGGTCGCCGAAAAAACACCACCTGCCACCGATACCCAGGTCGCTGAAAAAACGCCACCTGCCACTGATACCAAAGTCACCGAAAAATCACCGCCGGCTGCCGATGCCAAGGTCGCCGAAAAAACGCCACCTGCCACCGATACCCAGGTCGCCGAGAAAACGCCACCGGCTGCCGAAGCCAGGGTTGCCGAAAAAACGCCACCTGCCGTGGAAATCAAGGTTGCTGAAAAAACGCCGGCTGCCGAAACCAAGGTCGCTGAAAAAGCGCCACCTGCCACCGATACCAAGGTCGCTGAAATAACGTCACCGACTGCCGAAACCAAGGTCGCTGAAATAACGCCACCTGCCACCGATACCAAGGTCGCTGAAATAACGCCACCTGCCACCGATACCAAGGTCGCTGAAATAACGCCACCTGCCACCGATACCAAGGTCGCTGAAAAAACGCCACCTGCCACCGATACCAAGGTCGCTGAAATAACGTCACCGACTGCCGAAACCAAGGTCGCTGAAATAACGCCACCTGCCACCGATACCAAGGTCGCTGAAAAAACGCCGCCTGCCACCGATACCAAGGTCGCTGAAAAAACGCCACCTGCCACCGATACCAAGGTCGCTGAAAAAACGCCGGCTGCCGATGCCAAGGTCGCTGAGAAAACACCGCCGGCTGCCGAAACCAAGATCTCCGAAAAATCGCCGCCCACTGTATCCACGGTGACAGAAGAGACTGTATCGATAAAAGCATCTCCGCCACATTCTGAAAAACAGGCCCATACCAGGAAGAGCTTTTTTGTCACGGCGGGGTGCTTTATCGAGAACGAATATATCGAAGATATCGAAAAACGACTTGCTGCCCTCCATGTTGTCACATTTCGCAAGAAGGTGACGGTGGAAAAAGGCACTCTGACTTGCGTCTATGGCGGCCCGTTTGCCGCTGAGACCCAGGCGGAGGCGGCGTTGCGCCTGACCAGGGACCGTGCCGGTGTCAAGGATGCGGTCATTCGCACCATGCGCTGA
- a CDS encoding GGDEF domain-containing protein gives MDTMETFLEKVLKGLERDPPATAEAKRLLKDMLVRQPWTASINDARAVGSLLLDTLVKPVLSQDREREADVERLSRQIRTANPLSPATVAAPVNQIATWIKELMVNPGSRDAGPPETFRERLLIILRQLGNKDSRLAEAVNKLGPPGTEVSWKDLHTLLSGMIIQEEMGRTLWQQERDELKSTLLDIVFQFNAMLQNMGRPGENTEQTIATLRTQERSTDLEELKKLLLHEVEEFQQYARSLQEQREESRVMLVRARDRLQQMETALTASQDEQLLDPVSGLPNRFSFSAHLTRNRERALHLQEPFALLLCRMENLGTLLEGMAEKEGRRLILALVKRIRGKTGPDPYLARLSVEVFAIILPRGNLEQTRSMANQLQELFENLRFRLGNQSLLVRPAFGGAIHHATWDERTMLTQADEALYAAQAMKNPGARIQIAEYRPPAEPEASV, from the coding sequence ATGGATACAATGGAAACCTTCCTGGAAAAGGTCCTGAAAGGGTTGGAGAGAGATCCGCCGGCAACAGCCGAAGCCAAACGGCTGCTCAAGGACATGCTGGTTCGCCAACCCTGGACAGCCTCCATCAACGATGCCCGTGCCGTCGGTTCCCTGTTGTTGGATACCCTGGTGAAGCCGGTTTTGTCCCAGGATCGGGAACGGGAGGCGGATGTGGAACGGCTGAGTCGGCAAATCCGGACCGCCAATCCCCTGTCCCCAGCGACAGTGGCCGCCCCTGTAAACCAGATTGCCACCTGGATCAAGGAGTTGATGGTCAACCCGGGAAGCAGGGATGCGGGACCACCCGAGACTTTCCGGGAGCGCTTGTTGATCATTCTACGCCAGTTGGGCAACAAGGATTCCCGCCTGGCGGAGGCTGTCAACAAATTGGGTCCTCCCGGAACCGAAGTGTCCTGGAAGGATTTGCACACCCTGCTGAGTGGCATGATCATCCAGGAGGAAATGGGTCGCACGCTCTGGCAGCAGGAACGGGATGAACTGAAGAGTACCCTGCTCGATATTGTGTTCCAATTCAACGCCATGTTGCAAAACATGGGTCGCCCCGGGGAGAACACGGAACAGACGATCGCAACCTTGCGTACCCAGGAACGTTCGACCGATCTGGAGGAGTTGAAAAAACTCCTGCTGCATGAGGTTGAAGAGTTTCAACAGTATGCCCGCTCCCTCCAGGAACAGAGAGAGGAGAGTCGGGTCATGCTGGTGCGTGCCCGGGATCGTTTGCAGCAAATGGAAACAGCCCTGACAGCCAGCCAGGATGAGCAGCTTCTTGATCCGGTCTCGGGTCTGCCCAACCGGTTTTCTTTTTCAGCCCACCTGACGCGGAACCGGGAGCGAGCCTTGCATTTGCAGGAACCGTTTGCCCTGCTTTTGTGTCGTATGGAAAATCTGGGTACATTGCTGGAGGGAATGGCGGAAAAAGAAGGCCGACGTCTCATTCTTGCCCTGGTTAAACGTATACGGGGAAAAACCGGACCCGATCCATACCTGGCACGCCTGAGTGTGGAGGTGTTTGCCATCATTCTGCCCCGGGGCAATCTGGAACAAACCAGAAGCATGGCCAACCAATTGCAGGAATTGTTTGAAAATCTTCGTTTTCGCCTGGGCAACCAATCCCTGCTCGTGCGACCTGCGTTTGGTGGCGCGATCCATCATGCCACCTGGGACGAACGCACCATGCTGACACAGGCTGACGAGGCGTTATATGCTGCCCAGGCCATGAAAAATCCAGGTGCCCGTATCCAGATTGCCGAATATCGGCCTCCCGCCGAGCCCGAGGCATCGGTCTGA
- a CDS encoding DUF4922 domain-containing protein produces the protein MHDVYGMTPFNRSRFDGLWLALKKRLDEIRERGGLTSVVEALKSQQFDRGFIQDDLLDVIKYRIMREADSAHFLVQYNLKRSQRQGGAGRKKPPPGISSCNGGCFLCLDNIYWQQRGIEIGYDIFPDSPGSAKKRHYIMWMNPFPLMPNHVTVATAEHIPQSWLKIAENDQDVQSSMERVVQDFLYLVNNLPGYVGFYNGDGAGASIPHHFHFQFFKRPEGQGLFPLEIAAAMTAGNTSAKGSGKPHLVPNYPITAIHFHGTSADIVAQVVKVTSLWEQLYVDKHSLSANLIGTPDPDHPGLYHLYFIPRNKTFSRGPGMVGIIAGLELLGEIVFATEDEKRYLDQGRVDYHYVERIIASVEAPRARELWQKVEQAFK, from the coding sequence ATGCATGATGTGTATGGAATGACCCCATTCAATCGCTCCCGTTTTGATGGTCTGTGGCTGGCTCTCAAAAAGCGACTTGATGAAATTCGCGAACGGGGTGGTCTGACATCCGTTGTGGAAGCCTTGAAAAGTCAGCAGTTTGATCGGGGGTTCATCCAGGATGATCTGCTGGATGTCATCAAATATCGCATCATGCGTGAGGCCGACTCTGCCCACTTCCTGGTGCAATACAATCTCAAGCGCAGTCAGCGGCAAGGCGGAGCCGGACGCAAAAAACCCCCGCCCGGCATCTCCTCCTGCAATGGGGGATGTTTCTTGTGCCTGGACAACATTTACTGGCAGCAGCGGGGCATCGAGATTGGCTACGACATCTTCCCAGACAGTCCTGGAAGTGCAAAAAAACGCCATTACATCATGTGGATGAATCCGTTTCCCCTGATGCCGAACCACGTCACGGTGGCCACGGCGGAACATATTCCCCAATCCTGGTTGAAGATTGCGGAAAACGACCAGGATGTGCAATCCAGCATGGAGAGAGTCGTCCAGGATTTTCTCTATCTGGTCAACAATCTGCCGGGTTATGTCGGGTTTTATAATGGGGATGGGGCCGGCGCTTCAATTCCGCACCACTTTCATTTCCAGTTTTTCAAGCGTCCCGAAGGACAGGGATTGTTTCCGCTTGAAATTGCCGCCGCCATGACTGCCGGGAATACGTCCGCCAAAGGCTCCGGCAAGCCGCATCTGGTGCCCAATTATCCCATTACGGCCATCCATTTCCATGGTACCAGCGCCGATATCGTTGCCCAGGTGGTCAAGGTCACCTCCCTTTGGGAACAGCTTTATGTGGACAAACACTCCCTCTCCGCCAACCTGATCGGCACCCCGGATCCGGATCATCCAGGTCTGTATCACCTGTATTTCATCCCCCGCAACAAAACCTTTTCCCGTGGACCGGGCATGGTCGGCATCATTGCCGGTCTGGAACTTCTGGGCGAAATTGTCTTTGCCACCGAAGATGAAAAACGTTACCTGGATCAGGGACGGGTCGATTATCACTATGTCGAACGGATTATCGCCTCTGTGGAAGCACCACGCGCCAGGGAACTATGGCAAAAGGTGGAACAAGCTTTCAAATGA
- a CDS encoding AIPR family protein, with translation MNIHAAIIDQRLSAICDEIRQRANDELNIVDDTKLKSLAFVFFLVRTILDISDEDAFDCLTEGGGDFGVDAMHLAEERDGEFTVTLFQAKYKKSLEGSAHFPETGIKALLNAIRYLFDPLVPLGPVNDRIKARVEEIRSLIRDGYIPRVRALACNNGLRWNTAAEETIKRSGFDNQVIWEHVNHDRLVMILQSTQPVDDILRLSGKAMSEDLHFSRVLVGRMAVTEVALLVERHGERLLERNIRRYLGLHGNRVNEGIRNTLLGEESRNFYYYNNGITMICEKFSFNALQSGDYQVKVEKLQIINGAQTCMTVFNTIRENQHATSAMADAHVLIRLYQLADDNEDQVQRITFATNSQNPVDLRDLRANDERQRVLQTDMEQLGYRYQRKRLNISLKPNDITSGVAAEAILSVWRQRPQQAKFFGREHFGKLYDIVFTNDLNGSQVILAVLIHRIAENRRRRPQSGDPLFVRYASCFLAMRMGVSLLRDLKLDLSGLNHKTFDSAKQSLAANGEQFLQKALQDIEKALERLYGDPAGISLQQLAATFRRGDLMDHLQQVDAEDGLHVAG, from the coding sequence ATGAACATTCATGCTGCGATCATCGATCAGCGCCTGTCTGCCATTTGCGATGAAATACGGCAAAGGGCGAATGATGAATTAAACATCGTGGATGATACGAAATTAAAATCACTCGCCTTTGTCTTCTTTCTTGTTCGTACCATACTGGACATCTCCGACGAAGATGCCTTTGATTGCCTGACGGAGGGAGGTGGTGACTTTGGGGTGGACGCCATGCACCTTGCCGAAGAGAGAGACGGCGAATTTACCGTAACCCTTTTTCAGGCCAAGTACAAAAAATCCCTGGAAGGAAGTGCCCATTTCCCGGAAACGGGCATCAAGGCATTGCTGAACGCCATCCGTTACCTCTTTGACCCTTTGGTGCCTCTGGGTCCGGTCAATGACCGGATCAAGGCCAGGGTTGAAGAGATTCGTTCCCTGATTCGCGATGGTTACATTCCCCGGGTGCGTGCCCTGGCCTGCAATAATGGTCTGCGCTGGAACACAGCAGCGGAAGAAACCATCAAGCGGTCAGGATTTGACAACCAGGTGATCTGGGAACACGTCAACCACGACCGACTGGTCATGATTTTACAGTCCACCCAACCAGTCGATGACATTCTGCGACTGAGTGGCAAAGCCATGAGCGAAGATCTCCATTTCAGCCGGGTGCTGGTCGGTCGGATGGCGGTAACCGAAGTGGCTCTTCTGGTCGAGCGTCATGGAGAACGCCTGTTGGAACGCAATATTCGCCGCTATCTGGGTCTCCATGGCAACCGGGTGAACGAAGGCATCAGGAATACCCTGCTGGGGGAGGAGAGCCGCAATTTTTATTATTACAACAATGGAATAACAATGATTTGTGAAAAATTTTCGTTCAACGCACTGCAATCTGGTGATTACCAGGTCAAAGTGGAAAAACTCCAGATTATCAATGGTGCCCAGACCTGCATGACAGTTTTCAATACGATCAGGGAAAATCAGCATGCCACATCCGCAATGGCCGACGCGCATGTGTTGATCAGATTGTACCAGCTCGCCGATGACAACGAAGATCAGGTTCAGCGGATCACTTTCGCTACCAACAGTCAAAATCCGGTAGACCTGCGCGATTTGCGGGCCAATGACGAACGACAACGTGTCTTACAAACCGACATGGAACAATTGGGTTACCGTTATCAACGCAAGCGGCTGAATATTTCACTCAAGCCAAACGACATCACATCAGGTGTGGCGGCGGAAGCCATTCTTTCGGTTTGGCGACAGCGTCCCCAGCAGGCAAAATTTTTTGGCAGGGAACATTTCGGCAAGCTGTATGACATTGTTTTCACAAATGATCTGAATGGATCACAAGTCATTCTTGCCGTACTCATCCACCGTATTGCCGAAAACCGGCGACGACGTCCACAGTCTGGTGATCCTCTCTTTGTGCGTTACGCATCGTGCTTCCTGGCCATGCGGATGGGGGTCTCCCTGCTGCGTGATTTGAAATTGGATCTCTCTGGGCTGAATCATAAAACATTCGACTCGGCAAAACAGTCTCTTGCCGCGAACGGAGAACAATTTCTCCAGAAGGCCTTGCAGGATATTGAGAAGGCATTGGAGCGTCTTTACGGCGATCCGGCAGGAATTTCCCTGCAACAGCTTGCCGCCACGTTCCGCCGGGGTGATCTGATGGATCACTTGCAGCAGGTTGATGCAGAAGATGGATTACATGTGGCTGGTTGA
- a CDS encoding GGDEF domain-containing protein yields MEPSFPATRLERLRDLLHESRPDLQAARMLVEQVLAGEGGALGLVEAKKVAERLLQLLVAPLLANRPDKLVYLEQTIRLIRQATTLQSPDMSSRLAQLHAWLITPDPPGQAPLNHHDEVDTEADDSPEVGKETPGPPTSLRQHLLNALRLLGEDEPWILETAGSLEILTQKSPDSAWPEIDEFLIKIVQHGHLTRSLWRRERELLKGTMVDVASGFMSTLQEIGRVDHRLLELAQRLQSSDHPENIHALRTAFLEDVNLFQSHARELKEKLANNQQQIASSQEKLRELDKELATVRDRHLMDPATGMPNRFAFSGHFRRSLEQAANLEETFTLTLFLVDDFAAISKRLGPKREIRLVKALGKRVNQQLRTRDFLARLEVDRFVILFPETDLATTQALIHKIINILDFTIFMVGGNRIMLRGWFGVVSFRPGMTENDMLYLAGRRALAASEMGGPGSRISSSDASVGAGPKHEFPDQHEEKTVS; encoded by the coding sequence ATGGAACCCTCTTTTCCGGCAACACGGCTCGAACGGTTACGGGATTTGCTGCACGAATCCCGTCCAGACCTGCAAGCGGCCCGCATGCTTGTGGAACAGGTCCTGGCCGGCGAAGGGGGCGCTCTGGGACTCGTTGAGGCCAAGAAGGTTGCCGAACGGCTCCTGCAATTGCTGGTCGCCCCGCTGTTGGCCAACCGGCCTGACAAACTGGTCTATCTGGAACAGACCATTCGTCTGATCCGCCAGGCCACCACCCTGCAATCCCCCGACATGTCGAGCCGGCTGGCCCAGCTCCACGCCTGGCTGATCACCCCGGACCCGCCGGGCCAAGCCCCGTTGAACCATCACGATGAAGTCGATACCGAAGCCGATGACTCCCCGGAGGTGGGGAAAGAGACACCAGGTCCGCCAACCTCTTTGCGGCAACATTTGCTGAATGCCCTGCGCCTGCTGGGCGAAGACGAACCCTGGATCCTGGAAACGGCTGGCAGTCTGGAAATCCTGACACAAAAAAGTCCGGATTCGGCATGGCCGGAAATCGATGAATTTTTGATCAAGATTGTCCAGCATGGCCATCTGACCCGCTCTCTCTGGCGCCGGGAACGGGAATTGCTCAAAGGAACCATGGTCGATGTGGCCAGTGGTTTCATGTCCACGCTCCAGGAAATTGGCCGCGTGGATCATCGGCTGCTGGAATTGGCCCAACGTTTACAGAGCAGTGATCACCCGGAAAACATTCATGCCCTGCGCACGGCATTTCTGGAGGATGTAAACCTGTTCCAGAGCCATGCCCGGGAGCTGAAAGAGAAACTGGCAAATAATCAACAACAGATTGCCAGCAGCCAGGAAAAATTGCGGGAATTGGACAAGGAACTGGCCACAGTCCGGGATCGGCATCTCATGGATCCGGCCACCGGCATGCCCAACCGGTTTGCCTTTTCCGGACATTTTCGGCGCAGCCTGGAACAGGCCGCCAACCTTGAAGAAACTTTTACCCTCACCCTGTTTCTGGTGGATGATTTTGCTGCCATCAGCAAGCGCCTGGGACCCAAACGGGAAATTCGCCTGGTCAAGGCGCTCGGCAAACGGGTCAACCAACAGTTGCGAACCAGGGATTTTCTGGCCCGCCTGGAAGTGGACCGGTTTGTCATTCTGTTCCCGGAAACCGACCTGGCCACAACCCAGGCACTTATCCACAAGATTATCAATATTCTGGATTTTACCATCTTCATGGTTGGGGGAAACCGGATCATGCTGCGGGGTTGGTTTGGCGTGGTAAGCTTTCGCCCCGGGATGACGGAAAATGACATGCTCTATCTGGCCGGGCGTCGCGCCCTGGCCGCCAGTGAAATGGGCGGACCAGGCAGCCGCATCTCTTCCAGCGATGCCTCTGTTGGTGCTGGACCGAAACATGAATTTCCGGATCAGCATGAGGAAAAGACCGTGTCCTGA